The stretch of DNA ATCAATCAATTTTATATTGAAAAGCTTTCTCCAGATCCATACAGGTATACCAAAAATAAAAATTGGTGGTACCACAAGAACTAATAGCGCCATTGAAATCATATGGACGTAGAACATTAAGTGAGCCATTAAATCCAGCGGTGAGCCCTTAATTGCATAAATAAGTGAAATAGAGAGCAAAAATAACCCAGCCTCTTTTTTAGTTAATGGTTCACTATCAACAAATTTGCTGCGAAATGTAACTGTTATTAAAAAGTATACAGCTATAACGGCTAATAAAGTTAATAGGAAGTACGGGCTCCAAAGTGCTTTAAAGCCAAAAATATCTAATGTAAGCACCGCATATCACCTCTAAAAAGTAGTTAAATCATAATTCTATTATATACGCAAGCAAACGAATGACTCAAAGAAATGAATCATGTTCCCTATAAAAAGAAAATCGGCATACGCCGATTTTCTCTACTTTTTACCACCAAATAATTGTTGTGAAAGCTAACACAGTCACTAAGCCAACAAGTAATCCTGAATATAGAAACATTGATGGTGCCTCATGACCTTTATGACTCATATGCATGAAATAGTAAAGCTGAAAAATCACTTGTACAACGGCCAAAAGGAGAATGAACGGCACGATAAACCAAGCCGAGAATCCTTTAATGGCAACTGCTGCAAAAGCAATTAAGGTTAAGAAAATCATCAAGGCGAATGAAACGACTTGATGTCTCATTTCTTCAGCACTTTTTTTGCGACGATATTCAATGTCAACTCTTGGATTCCCTGAATTTAATTGTGAATTTGCCATCAGTTTATCCCACCATTCCCATTAAATAAACAACTGTAAAAATGAATACCCAAACTACGTCAATAAAATGCCAATAAAGACTGGCTACATAAAATTTAGGAGCATTGTAAAGATCTAATCCGCGTTTTGCATTACGAACAATTAACGTTGTAATCCATAATAGACCGAATGCAACGTGCCCTCCATGGAAACCAACTAACGTGTAGAATGCAGAACCAAACGCACTGCTTTTAAAAGTATGATGATATTCATGTACGTAGTGATTGAATTCATAAATCTCTAATCCAAGAAAGCCCAAACCTAAAAGTAAGGTAAGTATTAACCAAAGATTCATTTTTTTAGCATTAAAGTTCTTCATATGATACATAGCATATACACTTGTCAAAGAGCTTGTTAATAACAGCATTGTCGCAACAAATGTCAAAGGTAAGTCATACAAATCTTTAGCTAATGTATGTGTTGAATCAGGTACTTTATCCTTTAATGCAAGGTAGGTAGCAAAGAGAGAGGCAAAAAGCACTGTCTCTCCACCTAGGAAGAACCAAAAGCCTAAGAATTTATTTTTAGCTTCAAGGGTTGATTTTTCAGGCTCCGCAGGCCATGTTTCATATGTTAATTTATCTTCTGCGTGCATTATGCCTTAACCCCCTTATCATTATCATCTTCCATTAATTCTTCTTTATGAATATGGAAACCATGGTCATCCTTCACAGAACGTAAGAACATCGCTCCAAATGTAATCAATAAACCAAGAATAAGAACTGGCACTGACCATGCTTTATCATCCATGTTAAACAATGCACCAAACGCTGCTACAAATAATCCGAATGCGATCACAAATGGTAGGAACGATGAATTAGGCATGTGAATATCTCCTAGTGGTTCAGCTGGAGTCATACCTTTTTTACCTTCCATCTTTTCTAACCAGTAAGCATCCAATCCACGTACAAGTGGAAGCTGTTTAAAGTTATAGAATGGCGGTGGCGAAGGTAGTGCCCACTCGAGTGTTCTTCCATCTCCCCATGGGTCATTTCCAACTTTAACATTTTTCACAGAAGTTAGGATAATGTTATACAGCATAACGATAACCCCTAAGGACATAAACACAGCCCCAATAGAGCTAATCATGTTGGAAGTTTCGAACCCTTGACCTGGTAAATATGTGAAAACACGACGCGGCATTCCCCAAAGACCAAGAAAATGCTGAATAAAGAATGTCATATGGAAACCAATGAAAAACAACCAGAATGTAATTTTTCCTAATGTTTCATTTAACATCGTTCCAAACATTTTTGGCCAATATAGGTGGGTACCAGCAAAGATTGCAAAGACAACGCCTCCAACAATTACGTAGTGGAAGTGTGCTACAACGAAATACGTATCGTGGTACTGATAGTCTGCTGCTGCTGCTGCAAGCATTACTCCAGTTACCCCACCTGCAAGAAACGAAGGAATAAATGCCAAGGCCCAATGCATTGGTGTAGTAAATTTAACACTGCCTCCCCAAATGGTTAATAGCCAGTTGAAAATTTTAATACCAGTTGGAACACCAATTGCCATTGTTGCAACAGCGAAAATCGCATTGGCAACAGGGCCTAAACCTGTTGTAAACATATGGTGTGCCCAAACCATGAATCCTAAGAAGCCAATTAATACAGTCGCAAATACCATTGAAGAATATCCAAATAAACGTTTTCTTGAAAAAATTGGGAATATTTCCGAGAAAATTCCGAAAGCCGGAAGTACTAAAATATATACTTCTGGATGTCCGAAAATCCAGAATAAATGCTCCCAAATAACAGTGTTACCACCCATAGTTGTAACAAAGAAATTTGATCCAAACATCCGGTCAAACATCATTAAGACTAGACCTACAGTTAATGGTGGGAATGCAAATAAAATAAGTGCAGAAGTGACAAATGTTGTCCATGTAAACAATGGCATTCTCATATAAGTCATTCCTGGTGCACGCATGTTAATAATGGTTACTAGGAAATTAATACCACCAATTAGTGTACCAATACCCGATATCTGTAAACCCAAGACATAGAAATCCACCCCGTGACCTTTGGAGGCCATTGCGAGTGACGCATAAGATGTCCACCCAGCATCAGGTGCTCCATCAAAAAACCATGAAAGATTTAGAAATACTCCTCCAAAGAAGAATAACCAAAACCCTAAAGCGTTGACAAATGGAAACGCCACGTCACGGGCACCAATTTGTAATGGCATTACCGCATTCATAAAAGCAAAAACAAGCGGCATTGCTGCAAGGAATATCATCGTTGTTCCATGCATGGTAATAATTTCATTAAATAATCCTGCACTAACAAAATCATTGTTAGGTACCGCAAGTTGGATGCGGATAAATACTGCCTCAAGTCCGCCAACTACAAAGAATAATCCACCTGCAATAAGATATAGGATGGCGATTTTTTTATGGTCAACTGTCGTTAGATAGTCCCATATAGTCGCACCAAATCCTTTTTTTTGTGCGTAGGTACTCACAATTTTACCTCCCTTTCTACCAATTCCCCTATTATTCCTGAACTTTTAATCCCATTAAATAAGCTGTTAAAGCATCAAGCTGTTCTTCACTTAATTGTGGATATTTATCTGTCATTAAATTACCTGGCTTGTATTTTTCAGGTGTGCGTAACCAATTTTTTAATTCTTCTTCATTATGGTCTAATACACCCGCAATACGTGAGCGTTCTCCAAAGTTAGTTAAGTTTGGAGCAAGTCTTGCTTCTGGAGGTGTTGTATTTCCTGGTGTTACAGCATGACAGCTAATACAGCTATTGTTAAAGATTTCTTGACCTTGCTGAGCCAAATCAGTTTCAGCTTTTGCAGGTTCTTCAACTTCTTTCATATCTGCAACCCAGCTTTCAAAATCATCACGGCTCATCGTTTTCACCTTGAAGTCCATTAACGCATGTGATGGTCCACAAAGCTCTGCACACTTACCGTAAAATAAATCCCCAGCTTCTTCTGCTTTAGCACTATCAAACTCTAACCAAAATTTATTAACATTTTCTGTATTGGTATCTAGCTTACCACCTACAGCAGGAACCCAAAATGAGTGTTTTACATCTGAAGATATTAAATTAAAGTATACCTTTTCATCTGTTGGGACCACTAAATCTTGACCAGTAACAATCCCTTGGCCAGGATACTCAAATTCCCACCAATATAAATTAGAACGTACATTGATGACAAGTGCGTCTGAGTCTTTTTTATCCATCTCTTTTACATCTGCCAATTTAAATGTTGCAGAAACGGTTGGAACTGCTAAAAGCAATAGTAATAAAATCGGTATAACAGTCCAAATAATTTCTAGTTTGTGACTTCCTTCAACCTGTTTTGGTATCCTTTCATCTTTTCGTCTAAATTTAAACATGACGATAAAAAAGATTACCATAACAACTACAATAACCCCTACCATAATCAATGTACTTAGTTTCATCAGATCATATTGAATGTCTGCAACTTCACCAGCTGGCCTTAACGTCGATAGGAACGGTTCGCCACATCCTGAAAGGATAAGCGAAAGAATCGCAAATATCGAGATTAAGCGCCATTTTGCAAGCCTTTTCATAGCTAAATCAAACCCCTCTTTCGCCAAATGATTTCTTTAATTATCTGTGATCAAAAATGTATGTAGTATTATTCTTTCTTAAAGATTTTAAAGAAACACGGAGGCTAATAAAAATAAAATTTCTGCCTCCGATATTTTTACTTCAGGAATAGTTATATTTCCCTTATCTAAGAAAGAACATCCAAGCTAAACCAATGTTACAATAACCATTGCAACAAAAATAATTGTTAAATATTGCAATGAGTACACGAACATCAATTTTGCCCATTTAATATCATCTTTGATCTTATATCCATAAATCCCTAATACAAGCCAACCGATATTTAATACAGTTGCCAAAATTAGAAATGGGATTCCTAATGAAGTAAGTAATAAAGGTGTTGGCAATAATGCTGCTACCCATATTATGATGTGTTTCTTGGTTGTTTTAAATCCCTTCACCACTGGAAGCATTGGGATACCCGCAGCTCTATATTCTTCTACCCTTCTCATTGCTAGTGCATAAAAATGGGGTGGCTGCCAAATAAACATAAGAATGAACAAGGCCCAAGCCATCATATCAAGATTACCATCTACTGCAGCCCAGCCAATCAATGGTGGTACAGCACCAGAAATACTGCCTATGATTGTATTTGATACTAATTGTCTCTTAGACCATAGGGAATATAGAACAACATAACTAAAAACCCCAAGCAGTCCAATCACTGTTGCAGTCATGGTAGTAAACAATAGAAAAATTGTACCTAGTGTAATAAGGGTTAACCCTAAACCAAGCACCTTCGCTGGAACTATTTTTCCAGTAACAGTTGGCCTTTCTTTAGTTCTTTCCATTAAATGATCAATATCACGATCAATGTAATTATTTATACTACATGAACCTGCAATAATTAAGGAAGAACCAATCACTGTGTATAAAACGATATCTAAGTTATTTAGAAAACTTTGACCACTAAAATGTAGTGCCAGCCATATACCAGTAAATGTAGTAATGAGATTTGAATTTACAATCCCGATTTTAATAAGTGCAGTAAAGTCTTTCCACATTGTAGCTTTTTCTATATGTGAATTAAGACCAGCTGACCCATTTTCTATCGTTGCTTCACCGTATGCCTTTGAATCTGGCATCTTTCCCCCTCCTTATATGTTGTAATTATTATTATAAACCTGATAGATAACTTTACCAAATTATAATAGTTATTTAAAAGCTATTATTATTTTATAATATTGTTATTTAAACAACACTTTCTCTGTATA from Neobacillus sp. CF12 encodes:
- the coxB gene encoding cytochrome c oxidase subunit II; the encoded protein is MKRLAKWRLISIFAILSLILSGCGEPFLSTLRPAGEVADIQYDLMKLSTLIMVGVIVVVMVIFFIVMFKFRRKDERIPKQVEGSHKLEIIWTVIPILLLLLLAVPTVSATFKLADVKEMDKKDSDALVINVRSNLYWWEFEYPGQGIVTGQDLVVPTDEKVYFNLISSDVKHSFWVPAVGGKLDTNTENVNKFWLEFDSAKAEEAGDLFYGKCAELCGPSHALMDFKVKTMSRDDFESWVADMKEVEEPAKAETDLAQQGQEIFNNSCISCHAVTPGNTTPPEARLAPNLTNFGERSRIAGVLDHNEEELKNWLRTPEKYKPGNLMTDKYPQLSEEQLDALTAYLMGLKVQE
- the ctaF gene encoding cytochrome c oxidase subunit IVB is translated as MANSQLNSGNPRVDIEYRRKKSAEEMRHQVVSFALMIFLTLIAFAAVAIKGFSAWFIVPFILLLAVVQVIFQLYYFMHMSHKGHEAPSMFLYSGLLVGLVTVLAFTTIIWW
- the ctaD gene encoding cytochrome c oxidase subunit I yields the protein MSTYAQKKGFGATIWDYLTTVDHKKIAILYLIAGGLFFVVGGLEAVFIRIQLAVPNNDFVSAGLFNEIITMHGTTMIFLAAMPLVFAFMNAVMPLQIGARDVAFPFVNALGFWLFFFGGVFLNLSWFFDGAPDAGWTSYASLAMASKGHGVDFYVLGLQISGIGTLIGGINFLVTIINMRAPGMTYMRMPLFTWTTFVTSALILFAFPPLTVGLVLMMFDRMFGSNFFVTTMGGNTVIWEHLFWIFGHPEVYILVLPAFGIFSEIFPIFSRKRLFGYSSMVFATVLIGFLGFMVWAHHMFTTGLGPVANAIFAVATMAIGVPTGIKIFNWLLTIWGGSVKFTTPMHWALAFIPSFLAGGVTGVMLAAAAADYQYHDTYFVVAHFHYVIVGGVVFAIFAGTHLYWPKMFGTMLNETLGKITFWLFFIGFHMTFFIQHFLGLWGMPRRVFTYLPGQGFETSNMISSIGAVFMSLGVIVMLYNIILTSVKNVKVGNDPWGDGRTLEWALPSPPPFYNFKQLPLVRGLDAYWLEKMEGKKGMTPAEPLGDIHMPNSSFLPFVIAFGLFVAAFGALFNMDDKAWSVPVLILGLLITFGAMFLRSVKDDHGFHIHKEELMEDDNDKGVKA
- the cyoE gene encoding heme o synthase: MPDSKAYGEATIENGSAGLNSHIEKATMWKDFTALIKIGIVNSNLITTFTGIWLALHFSGQSFLNNLDIVLYTVIGSSLIIAGSCSINNYIDRDIDHLMERTKERPTVTGKIVPAKVLGLGLTLITLGTIFLLFTTMTATVIGLLGVFSYVVLYSLWSKRQLVSNTIIGSISGAVPPLIGWAAVDGNLDMMAWALFILMFIWQPPHFYALAMRRVEEYRAAGIPMLPVVKGFKTTKKHIIIWVAALLPTPLLLTSLGIPFLILATVLNIGWLVLGIYGYKIKDDIKWAKLMFVYSLQYLTIIFVAMVIVTLV
- a CDS encoding cytochrome c oxidase subunit 3; this encodes MHAEDKLTYETWPAEPEKSTLEAKNKFLGFWFFLGGETVLFASLFATYLALKDKVPDSTHTLAKDLYDLPLTFVATMLLLTSSLTSVYAMYHMKNFNAKKMNLWLILTLLLGLGFLGLEIYEFNHYVHEYHHTFKSSAFGSAFYTLVGFHGGHVAFGLLWITTLIVRNAKRGLDLYNAPKFYVASLYWHFIDVVWVFIFTVVYLMGMVG